The Mauremys mutica isolate MM-2020 ecotype Southern chromosome 1, ASM2049712v1, whole genome shotgun sequence genome has a segment encoding these proteins:
- the TAF13 gene encoding transcription initiation factor TFIID subunit 13 produces the protein MADEEEDPPFEEDTEEAGGGPDGGQGKRKRLFSKELRCMMYGFGDDQNPYTESVDILEDLVIEFITEMTHKAMSIGRQGRVQVEDIVFLIRKDPRKFARVKDLLTMNEELKRARKAFDEANYGS, from the exons ATGGCGGACGAGGAGGAGGACCCGCCG TTTGAAGAGGACACTGAGGAAGCCGGAGGAGGCCCGGATggtgggcagggcaagaggaagagGCTGTTCTCCAAAGAGT TAAGATGTATGATGTATGGGTTTGGAGATGACCAGAATCCATACACAGAGTCAGTGGATATTCTTGAAGACCTGGTGATAGAGTTCATCACAGAGATG acacACAAGGCAATGTCAATTGGACGGCAGGGTCGTGTACAGGTTGAGGATATTGTATTTTTGATCCGCAAGGACCCACGGAAGTTTGCTAGAGTAAAAGACCTGTTGACTATGAATGAAGAACTGAAACGAGCCAGGAAGGCTTTTGATGAAGCAAACTATGGATCTTGA